Proteins encoded by one window of Gemmatimonadota bacterium:
- a CDS encoding peptidyl-alpha-hydroxyglycine alpha-amidating lyase family protein → MSREKSSRLVVLLVVSVLAGCRSDGGGGEPASPASPRAATELPNPFPAMSRPWGELPGGAEWGQVSAIAVDRDGRHLWVADRCGAASCVGSDRATVLKLDPSGRVVTSFGAGLFIRPHGVFVDGDGNIWVTDHRDAGAAELARAPEAAGRGQQVFKFSPEGEILLALGIAGEPGDPPARLNNPTDVIVASDGHIFVSEGHSNANPPGRISKFAPDGTFLMSWGTFGEGPGEFRTPHGLAFDSHGRLFVADRGNNRVQIFDQAGRFLEEWRQFGRPNDVFIGGDDSMIVIDSESSDEANPGYMRGIYIGSARTGEVTGYVPAHPNDTPYGTHGEGVAVDAAGNLYVAEVSIRGMTRYSPR, encoded by the coding sequence GTGTCGCGTGAGAAGTCGAGTCGCCTCGTGGTGCTCCTGGTCGTCTCCGTCCTGGCGGGGTGTCGAAGCGACGGAGGGGGCGGCGAACCCGCGTCGCCGGCCTCGCCCCGCGCCGCGACCGAGCTCCCGAATCCGTTCCCGGCGATGTCCCGTCCCTGGGGCGAGCTCCCGGGGGGAGCGGAGTGGGGACAGGTGAGCGCCATCGCCGTGGACCGGGACGGCCGCCACCTCTGGGTCGCGGACCGGTGCGGCGCGGCTTCGTGTGTGGGGTCGGACCGAGCGACCGTTTTAAAGCTGGATCCTTCCGGGAGGGTCGTCACGAGCTTTGGCGCGGGGCTCTTCATTCGACCCCACGGCGTATTCGTGGATGGGGACGGAAACATTTGGGTCACGGATCACCGCGACGCCGGCGCCGCGGAGTTGGCGCGCGCGCCGGAAGCGGCGGGGCGTGGCCAGCAGGTCTTCAAGTTCTCGCCGGAAGGGGAAATCCTCCTCGCCCTCGGAATTGCGGGCGAACCCGGGGATCCACCCGCCCGCCTGAACAACCCGACCGACGTGATCGTCGCTTCGGACGGGCATATCTTCGTGTCCGAGGGTCACTCCAACGCAAATCCTCCCGGGCGGATCTCCAAATTCGCTCCCGACGGGACCTTCCTCATGAGTTGGGGAACCTTCGGTGAAGGCCCCGGTGAATTCCGGACCCCGCACGGACTCGCCTTCGACTCACATGGGCGACTCTTCGTCGCGGACCGGGGAAACAATCGCGTCCAGATCTTCGACCAGGCCGGCCGCTTCCTCGAGGAGTGGCGACAGTTCGGCCGGCCGAACGATGTCTTCATCGGCGGGGACGACTCGATGATCGTCATCGACTCGGAATCGAGCGACGAGGCGAATCCCGGCTACATGCGGGGCATCTACATCGGAAGCGCGCGTACGGGAGAGGTCACGGGGTACGTCCCCGCGCATCCGAACGACACGCCTTATGGAACGCATGGCGAGGGCGTGGCCGTGGACGCGGCGGGGAATCTCTACGTGGCGGAGGTCTCGATTCGAGGGATGACGAGGTACTCGCCGCGCTGA